Proteins encoded by one window of Streptomyces sp. LX-29:
- a CDS encoding sugar ABC transporter permease yields MGRPATAPTRPAAEDPAERPAAPRPGDRPPRRRAVRTHWAGSPWLLLLPGLVVVTAFSLYPFLTTVSTAFTDKRTLTDGDWVGLENFRTMLDDEQFWVGLRNSLLYVALVVPCTVLLPLLLALLVHKQIPGVAFFRSAFYTPVVASLVVVSLIWGWMLDDRGLVNAMLEFLGAGPVEFLGDQWLLLFSAMALTVWKGLGYYMIIYLAALSNVPRELHEAAAVDGAGAFRRFLSVTVPSVRSTMVLVGALSSVAAFKVFAEVYLLAGPSGGPAGEDTTLVMLVHRVGTGLNGRVGYASAISLVVFAIALLLMLLVLRTDRDDRGDPNHRKGRSDRGGRH; encoded by the coding sequence ATGGGCCGCCCCGCCACCGCGCCCACCCGACCGGCCGCCGAGGACCCCGCGGAGCGCCCCGCCGCGCCCCGGCCGGGCGACCGGCCGCCGCGCCGCCGAGCCGTACGCACCCACTGGGCCGGCAGCCCCTGGCTGCTCCTGCTGCCCGGCCTGGTGGTCGTGACCGCCTTCAGCCTCTATCCGTTCCTCACCACGGTCTCCACGGCGTTCACCGACAAGCGGACGCTGACCGACGGGGACTGGGTGGGGCTGGAGAACTTCCGCACCATGCTGGACGACGAGCAGTTCTGGGTGGGCCTGCGCAACAGCCTGCTGTACGTGGCCCTGGTCGTGCCCTGCACCGTGCTGCTGCCGCTGCTGCTCGCGCTGCTGGTGCACAAGCAGATCCCCGGCGTCGCGTTCTTCCGGTCCGCCTTCTACACCCCGGTCGTCGCCTCGCTCGTCGTGGTCTCGCTGATCTGGGGCTGGATGCTGGACGACCGGGGGCTGGTCAACGCCATGCTCGAGTTCCTCGGCGCGGGCCCGGTGGAGTTCCTCGGCGACCAGTGGCTGCTGCTGTTCAGCGCGATGGCCCTGACGGTGTGGAAGGGGCTGGGCTACTACATGATCATCTATCTGGCCGCGCTGTCGAACGTGCCGCGCGAGCTGCACGAGGCGGCCGCGGTCGACGGCGCGGGGGCCTTCCGTCGCTTCCTCAGCGTCACCGTGCCGTCCGTGCGCTCCACCATGGTGCTGGTCGGCGCGCTCTCCTCCGTCGCCGCCTTCAAGGTCTTCGCCGAGGTCTACCTGCTGGCCGGGCCGAGCGGCGGACCGGCGGGCGAGGACACCACGCTGGTGATGCTGGTGCACCGGGTGGGCACCGGGCTCAACGGCCGGGTGGGCTACGCCTCCGCGATCTCGCTGGTCGTCTTCGCCATCGCGCTGCTGCTGATGCTGCTGGTGCTGCGCACCGACCGGGACGACCGGGGCGACCCGAACCACCGGAAAGGCCGGTCCGACCGGGGAGGGAGGCACTGA
- a CDS encoding IS110 family transposase: MSERKAQVWAGVDAGKGHHWAAVVDETGATLWSKKVENDESAILTAFGEILALADRVHWAVDISGTSSALLLALLAAHGERAVYVPGRTVNRMSGAYRGEAKTDARDAYVIAETARHRNDFAAIDVPAQLAADLALLTAHRSDLVADRVRMINRLRDVLTGVFPALERAFDYSAHRGALVLLTGYQAPAAIRRRGRARLTAWLANRSVRGADAVAVTALEAAQAQQTALPGEDIAAQIVADLAAQILALDNRLKRIDKQIRETFRSHPQAEIIESLPGMGPILGAEFVVAAGDLSAYADAGHLASAAGLVPVPRDSGRRTGNLHRPKRYSRRLRRVFYMSAQTSIIREGPNRDFYLKKRGEGCKHVQAVIALARRRASVLWALLRDGRIFTSAPPVTQAA, from the coding sequence GTGAGCGAGCGGAAGGCCCAGGTATGGGCCGGTGTCGATGCCGGCAAGGGCCACCACTGGGCGGCGGTGGTCGACGAGACTGGCGCGACGCTGTGGTCGAAGAAGGTCGAGAACGACGAGTCGGCGATCCTGACCGCGTTCGGTGAGATCCTCGCCCTGGCGGACCGGGTCCACTGGGCGGTGGACATCTCCGGCACGTCCTCCGCGCTGCTGCTGGCCCTTCTCGCGGCGCACGGCGAGCGGGCCGTCTACGTGCCCGGCCGCACGGTCAACCGCATGTCGGGCGCCTACCGGGGCGAGGCGAAGACCGATGCCCGTGACGCCTATGTCATCGCCGAGACCGCACGGCACCGCAACGACTTCGCCGCGATCGACGTGCCCGCGCAGTTGGCCGCCGACCTGGCGCTGCTGACCGCCCACCGATCGGACCTGGTTGCCGACCGTGTGCGGATGATCAACCGCCTGCGCGACGTGCTCACCGGTGTCTTCCCCGCGCTGGAGCGGGCTTTCGACTACTCGGCGCACAGGGGCGCGCTGGTGCTGCTGACCGGCTACCAGGCCCCCGCGGCGATCCGCCGCCGCGGCCGGGCGAGGCTGACGGCCTGGCTCGCCAACCGCAGCGTGCGCGGCGCCGACGCGGTCGCCGTGACCGCATTGGAAGCAGCCCAGGCCCAGCAGACCGCACTGCCCGGCGAGGACATCGCCGCGCAGATCGTCGCGGACCTGGCCGCGCAGATCCTGGCCCTGGACAACCGGCTGAAGCGGATCGACAAGCAGATCCGCGAGACCTTCCGCAGCCACCCGCAGGCAGAGATCATCGAGTCCTTGCCCGGTATGGGCCCGATACTCGGCGCCGAGTTCGTCGTCGCGGCCGGCGACCTGTCGGCCTACGCCGACGCCGGACACCTCGCCTCGGCTGCCGGGCTCGTGCCCGTCCCTCGCGACTCCGGACGCCGCACCGGCAACCTCCACCGGCCTAAGCGCTACAGCCGCCGCCTGCGCAGGGTCTTCTACATGTCCGCGCAGACCAGCATCATCCGCGAGGGCCCGAACCGCGACTTCTACCTCAAGAAGCGTGGCGAGGGCTGCAAGCACGTCCAGGCCGTCATCGCGCTGGCCCGCCGACGAGCGAGTGTGCTCTGGGCACTGCTGCGTGACGGACGGATCTTCACCTCCGCCCCGCCGGTCACGCAGGCGGCTTGA
- a CDS encoding LacI family DNA-binding transcriptional regulator, translating to MRRTPARRPTMKDIARRAGVSESAVSFALNDRPGVSPATRDRVRRVAEQLGWQPSTAARALSGEGSATVGLVLARPASTLGVESFFLQLVSGVQEALSPRRLGLLFQVVPDLDAECATYRRWWAEHRVDGLLVVDPRAADPRPELLTALGLPAVVIGTLPAPLADRPAISNIWADDTGAMASIVDHLHELGHRRIVHIAGLPDLAHTRDRVDSLRAEAARRGLADVCSVPTDYSDAQGAAATRRVLAQDRPPTALVYDNDVMAVAGLAVAAELGLAVPADVSIVAWDDSVLCRSTHPSLTALVRDTATYGRHAAEQLIALLDGGPAVCVQDELPRLAPRASTAPPPA from the coding sequence ATGCGCCGGACCCCGGCCCGACGCCCCACCATGAAGGACATCGCGCGCCGCGCCGGCGTGTCGGAGAGCGCGGTCTCCTTCGCCCTGAACGATCGGCCCGGTGTCTCACCGGCCACCCGCGACCGGGTGCGGCGCGTCGCCGAACAGCTGGGCTGGCAGCCCAGCACCGCCGCCCGCGCGCTCTCCGGTGAGGGCTCGGCCACGGTCGGGCTGGTGCTGGCCCGACCCGCCTCCACCCTCGGCGTGGAGTCGTTCTTCCTGCAACTGGTCTCCGGCGTGCAGGAGGCGCTCTCGCCGCGCCGACTCGGGCTGCTCTTCCAGGTGGTGCCGGACCTCGACGCCGAGTGCGCCACCTACCGCCGCTGGTGGGCCGAACACCGCGTGGACGGGCTGCTGGTGGTCGACCCCCGCGCCGCCGACCCACGCCCGGAGCTGCTCACCGCGCTCGGCCTGCCGGCCGTGGTGATCGGCACCCTGCCCGCACCGCTCGCCGACCGGCCGGCGATCTCCAACATCTGGGCGGACGACACCGGCGCCATGGCCTCGATCGTCGACCACCTCCACGAGCTGGGGCACCGCCGTATCGTCCACATCGCCGGGCTGCCCGACCTCGCCCACACCCGCGACCGCGTCGACTCGCTGCGCGCGGAGGCCGCGCGCCGCGGGCTCGCCGACGTCTGCTCGGTGCCCACCGACTACTCCGACGCGCAGGGCGCGGCCGCCACCCGCCGGGTGCTGGCGCAGGACCGGCCACCCACCGCCCTCGTCTACGACAACGACGTGATGGCCGTGGCCGGGCTCGCCGTCGCCGCGGAGCTCGGCCTCGCGGTCCCCGCCGACGTGTCCATCGTGGCCTGGGACGACTCGGTGCTGTGCCGCAGCACCCACCCCTCGCTCACCGCCCTGGTCCGCGACACCGCCACCTACGGGCGGCACGCCGCCGAGCAGCTGATCGCGCTGCTCGACGGCGGGCCGGCGGTCTGCGTCCAGGACGAGCTGCCGCGACTGGCGCCGCGCGCCAGCACGGCTCCGCCGCCGGCCTGA
- a CDS encoding glycosyl hydrolase — protein sequence MTSLRFGVNYTPTRGWFHHWLDFDLDEVRADLDSIAELGLDHIRVFPLWPLFQPNRTLIRPRAVEQLVALVDAAAERGLDVNVDGLQGHLSSFDFVPSWTTTWHRRNLFTDPEVVDGQAAYLRTLAAALADRPNFIGMTVGNEINQFSAAPHPDPDRVAAEQAADWLRRMLDACEKGAPGRLHLHASYDAAWYHDGHPFTPAHSARIGAATAVHSWVFNGTAQRHGPQGAATELHAAYLIELSKAWADDPRRPVWLQEVGAPAPHIPPERAAAFTLATLEHALDCPDLWGVTWWCSHDVDRALADFPELEYGLGLLTNDRRRKPAAEALAAFVRDRPPHTSRGPAPRTTALVLDVAAELDGGERAAGPDRAVCAPGGAYFEAWMRAATRGLRPAVVLAERAADAAHLAARGITDVLTTERIG from the coding sequence CTGACTTCCTTGCGCTTCGGCGTCAACTACACCCCCACCCGCGGCTGGTTCCACCACTGGCTGGACTTCGACCTGGACGAGGTGCGCGCGGATCTGGACTCCATCGCCGAGCTCGGCCTGGACCACATCCGGGTCTTCCCGCTGTGGCCGCTCTTCCAGCCCAACCGCACCCTGATCCGGCCGCGCGCCGTCGAACAGCTCGTGGCGCTGGTCGACGCGGCCGCCGAGCGGGGCCTGGACGTCAATGTCGACGGGCTCCAGGGTCATCTGTCCAGCTTCGACTTCGTGCCGTCCTGGACCACCACCTGGCACCGCCGCAACCTGTTCACCGACCCGGAGGTGGTCGACGGCCAGGCGGCGTATCTGCGCACGCTGGCCGCCGCCCTCGCGGACCGGCCCAACTTCATCGGCATGACCGTCGGCAACGAGATCAACCAGTTCTCCGCCGCCCCGCACCCCGACCCGGACCGGGTCGCCGCGGAGCAGGCCGCCGACTGGCTGCGGCGGATGCTGGACGCCTGCGAGAAGGGCGCGCCGGGCCGGCTGCACCTGCACGCCTCGTACGACGCCGCCTGGTACCACGACGGACACCCCTTCACCCCGGCGCACTCGGCCCGGATCGGCGCGGCGACCGCCGTGCACTCCTGGGTCTTCAACGGCACGGCCCAGCGCCACGGACCCCAGGGCGCCGCCACCGAGCTCCACGCCGCCTACCTGATCGAGCTGTCGAAGGCGTGGGCGGACGATCCGCGTCGGCCGGTGTGGCTCCAGGAGGTCGGCGCACCGGCGCCGCACATCCCGCCCGAGCGGGCCGCCGCCTTCACCCTCGCGACCCTGGAGCACGCGCTCGACTGCCCCGACCTGTGGGGCGTGACCTGGTGGTGCTCTCACGACGTGGACCGGGCGCTGGCCGACTTCCCGGAGCTGGAGTACGGCCTGGGCCTGCTGACCAACGACCGCCGTCGCAAGCCCGCCGCCGAGGCGCTCGCCGCCTTCGTCCGGGACCGGCCGCCGCACACGTCCAGGGGGCCGGCGCCGCGCACCACGGCGCTGGTCCTGGACGTAGCCGCCGAGCTCGACGGCGGCGAGCGCGCGGCCGGACCGGACCGCGCGGTGTGCGCCCCCGGCGGCGCCTACTTCGAGGCGTGGATGCGGGCCGCGACGCGCGGCCTGCGGCCGGCGGTGGTGCTGGCCGAGCGGGCGGCGGACGCCGCGCACCTCGCGGCCCGCGGCATCACGGACGTCCTGACGACAGAGCGGATCGGCTGA
- a CDS encoding glycoside hydrolase family 38 C-terminal domain-containing protein → MHSDRAVTEARLKRVLEERIRPAVYPESVPLTVGVWNAPGEPVPVAEGLAAPRTPIEVGAQWGPPWGTSWFTVNGTVPQAWAGRTVEALLDLGFDENMPGFQCEGLVYRPDGSPVKGLNPRNQWVRVAAPAVGGEAVELHIEAASNPVILDYHPFLPTELGDRETAGSAPRYRLARMDLAVFDQTVWELVQDLEVLGELMAELSEDSPRRWEILRAVERALDAVDLQDVCGTAGSARGRLAGVLAAPAHASAHRISAVGHAHIDSAWLWPLRETVRKVARTTANMTALLEDEPEFVYAMSQAQQFAWIKEHRPEVYARVKKAVADGRFVPVGGMWVESDTNMPGSEALARQFVHGKRFFLEEFGIETEEVWLPDTFGYSAALPQLVRQAGAKWFLTQKISWSQTNKFPHHTFWWEGLDGTRVFTHFPPIDTYNAQLSGKEVAHAVRNFQEKGAATRSLAPTGWGDGGGGTTREMLARARRLADLEGSARVAFEKPSAFFERAHAEYPHAPVWVGELYLELHRATLTSQAKTKQGNRRSEHLLREAELWAATAAVRAGFRYPYEELDRLWKTVLLLQFHDILPGSSIAWVHREAEERYVAVAEELTGIIGAAQSALAGDAEAGTTVVFNAAPHARGGVPGGGAAPVEPGTRAAPVSAAPREGLGFVLENGLLRVEIDARGLIVSVYDLAAERETLAPGAAANLLQLHPDFPNMWDAWDVDHFYRNTVTDLTDLESLELLEDGVVRLVRSFGSSRVEQRIALPAGERRVDIDTEVDWHETEKFLKAAFPLDLHADRVAAETQFGHLYRPTHTNTSWDAAKFEACAHRFVHLEEPGWGVALVNDSTYGYDVTRTVREADTGTTTTVRLSLLRAPRFPDPRTDQGAHRFRYALAPGATVGDAVREGYRINLPERRVPGDAVVEPLVAVGDDAVVLSAVKLADDGSGDVVVRLYESRGGRVRTRLSAGFPLASASVCDLLERPTGPADHDAESVRLELRPHQIVTLRLTR, encoded by the coding sequence ATGCACAGCGACCGTGCCGTCACCGAAGCCCGCCTCAAGCGCGTCCTGGAGGAGCGCATCCGCCCGGCCGTGTACCCGGAGTCCGTGCCGCTGACGGTCGGGGTCTGGAACGCGCCCGGGGAGCCGGTGCCCGTCGCCGAGGGCCTGGCGGCCCCGCGCACGCCGATCGAGGTCGGCGCGCAGTGGGGGCCGCCGTGGGGCACCAGTTGGTTCACGGTCAACGGCACCGTGCCACAGGCGTGGGCCGGGCGCACCGTGGAGGCGCTGCTGGACCTGGGGTTCGACGAGAACATGCCGGGCTTCCAGTGCGAGGGGCTGGTCTACCGTCCGGACGGCTCGCCGGTGAAGGGGCTCAACCCGCGCAACCAGTGGGTGCGGGTGGCGGCGCCGGCGGTCGGCGGCGAGGCGGTGGAGCTGCACATCGAGGCGGCGTCCAATCCGGTGATCCTGGACTACCACCCGTTCCTCCCCACCGAGCTGGGCGACCGGGAGACCGCGGGCAGCGCCCCGCGGTACCGGCTGGCCCGGATGGACCTGGCGGTCTTCGACCAGACGGTCTGGGAGCTGGTGCAGGACCTGGAGGTGCTGGGCGAGCTGATGGCGGAGCTGTCGGAGGACTCGCCGCGCCGCTGGGAGATCCTGCGCGCCGTCGAGCGGGCGCTGGACGCGGTCGACCTCCAGGACGTGTGCGGTACGGCGGGGAGCGCCCGCGGGCGGCTCGCGGGTGTCCTCGCCGCACCCGCGCACGCGTCCGCGCACCGGATCAGCGCGGTCGGGCACGCGCACATCGACTCGGCGTGGCTGTGGCCGCTGCGGGAGACGGTCCGCAAGGTGGCGCGCACCACCGCCAACATGACGGCGCTGCTGGAGGACGAGCCGGAGTTCGTCTACGCCATGTCGCAGGCGCAGCAGTTCGCCTGGATCAAGGAGCACCGGCCGGAGGTGTACGCGCGGGTGAAGAAGGCGGTCGCGGACGGCCGGTTCGTGCCCGTGGGCGGCATGTGGGTGGAGTCGGACACCAACATGCCGGGCTCGGAGGCGCTGGCCCGGCAGTTCGTGCACGGCAAGCGGTTCTTCCTGGAGGAGTTCGGGATCGAGACGGAGGAGGTGTGGCTGCCGGACACCTTCGGCTACTCGGCCGCGCTGCCGCAGCTGGTGAGGCAGGCGGGCGCCAAGTGGTTCCTGACCCAGAAGATCTCCTGGAGCCAGACCAACAAGTTCCCCCACCACACCTTCTGGTGGGAGGGCCTGGACGGCACCCGCGTCTTCACCCACTTCCCACCGATCGACACCTACAACGCCCAGCTGTCGGGCAAGGAGGTGGCGCACGCGGTGCGCAACTTCCAGGAGAAGGGCGCGGCGACGCGCTCGCTGGCGCCCACCGGCTGGGGCGACGGCGGGGGCGGCACCACCCGGGAGATGCTGGCGCGCGCCCGGCGGCTGGCGGACCTGGAGGGTTCGGCGCGGGTGGCCTTCGAGAAGCCGTCGGCGTTCTTCGAGAGGGCGCACGCGGAGTATCCGCACGCCCCGGTGTGGGTGGGCGAGCTGTATCTGGAGCTGCACCGGGCGACGCTCACCAGCCAGGCGAAGACCAAGCAGGGCAACCGGCGCAGTGAGCACCTGCTGCGGGAGGCCGAGCTGTGGGCGGCGACCGCGGCGGTGCGGGCCGGGTTCCGCTATCCGTACGAGGAGCTGGACCGACTGTGGAAGACGGTGCTGCTGCTCCAGTTCCACGACATCCTGCCGGGCTCCTCGATCGCCTGGGTGCACCGCGAGGCGGAGGAACGGTACGTGGCGGTCGCCGAGGAACTGACGGGGATCATCGGGGCGGCACAGTCCGCGCTGGCCGGTGACGCCGAGGCGGGTACGACGGTCGTCTTCAACGCGGCTCCGCACGCGCGCGGCGGCGTGCCGGGCGGCGGCGCGGCCCCGGTGGAGCCGGGCACCCGGGCGGCCCCGGTGTCGGCGGCGCCCCGCGAGGGGCTCGGCTTCGTGTTGGAGAACGGGCTGCTGCGGGTGGAGATCGACGCGCGCGGGCTGATCGTGTCGGTGTACGACCTGGCGGCGGAGCGGGAGACCCTGGCGCCGGGCGCGGCCGCCAACCTGCTCCAGCTGCATCCCGACTTCCCGAACATGTGGGACGCCTGGGACGTCGACCACTTCTACCGCAACACCGTCACCGATCTGACGGATCTCGAGTCGCTGGAGCTGCTGGAGGACGGCGTGGTGCGCCTGGTGCGCTCCTTCGGCTCCTCGCGGGTCGAGCAGCGGATCGCGCTGCCGGCGGGCGAGCGGCGGGTGGACATCGACACCGAGGTGGACTGGCACGAGACGGAGAAGTTCCTCAAGGCCGCCTTCCCGCTGGATCTGCACGCCGACCGCGTCGCGGCCGAGACCCAGTTCGGCCACCTGTACCGGCCCACGCACACCAACACCAGTTGGGACGCGGCGAAGTTCGAGGCGTGCGCGCACCGCTTCGTCCACCTGGAGGAGCCCGGCTGGGGCGTGGCGCTGGTCAACGACTCCACCTACGGCTACGACGTGACCCGCACGGTCCGCGAGGCCGACACCGGCACCACCACGACGGTGCGGCTGTCGCTGCTGCGCGCGCCGCGCTTCCCCGACCCGCGCACCGACCAGGGCGCGCACCGCTTCCGCTACGCGCTGGCACCGGGGGCGACCGTCGGCGACGCGGTGCGCGAGGGCTACCGCATCAACCTGCCCGAGCGTCGGGTGCCGGGCGACGCCGTGGTGGAGCCGCTGGTGGCGGTGGGCGATGACGCGGTGGTGCTCAGCGCGGTCAAGCTCGCGGACGACGGCAGCGGCGATGTGGTGGTGCGGCTGTACGAGTCGCGCGGCGGACGCGTCCGCACCCGGCTGTCCGCCGGCTTCCCCCTCGCCTCGGCCTCGGTCTGCGATCTGCTGGAGCGCCCCACCGGCCCGGCCGACCACGACGCGGAGTCCGTCCGGCTCGAGCTGCGGCCGCACCAGATCGTCACCCTGCGCTTGACCAGGTGA
- a CDS encoding endo-beta-N-acetylglucosaminidase — translation MTDRPARPRPTRRGLLLAGAGTAAAAALPAGAAAAAPAAGPGGSGAAADLQPYAAYWFPDSLPAGSPGVGVVWRSLARWTPEDDADLPYNTATVPLARRFTPVPPNPTARAGQARVSALAAFAPTSLNPSQGATKADAYALTHWAYIDELVFWGGSSGEGLILAPNAPVVDAAHRNGVPVLGNVFLPPAAYGGQLQWTRDLVRRGPDGGFPIADKLLQVARAYGFDGWFVNAETGGGDTRLATDMRDFLLHLRERADGLRVTWYDSMVESGAVSWQNALNSRNDSFFRASDSMFVNFNWTRSGLAASGRLARSLGRDRYELWAGVDVESRGWDTPVDWDAIVPASGSHVVSYGFYRPEWTWTSQPAGQRAPAAFHARDDRFWTGPSLDPSAPGSGTGSWRAPALSVADRSTVTALPFATSFNTGHGLGWYEAGEALSTTEWNHLGLQDRLPGRRWVVRTSGARPAVGFDFADAWRGGSSLLVSGALDAPATVELYSVRLPLAAETVVELAHRADSGSAAVRVELAVALEEPGAPGRPYRFAYLPAGTLPAGGGGWTTVTLRPGKRLAGRRAGTVHALGVRLTAPDGGSVRWRLGGLAVWNAAPAVPARPGVPKVAAGQQNSDGTAALRLVWDRSSGVVRHYELHQVLPGGGRRFLGGTCGTAFYVPALRRVDGEAATRIEVRAVDELFASSAPSAVSYDW, via the coding sequence ATGACCGACAGACCCGCACGACCCCGCCCCACCCGCCGCGGTCTGCTGCTGGCCGGCGCCGGCACGGCGGCCGCCGCCGCGCTCCCCGCGGGCGCGGCCGCCGCGGCCCCCGCCGCCGGCCCGGGGGGATCCGGCGCCGCGGCCGACCTCCAGCCGTACGCCGCGTACTGGTTCCCCGACAGCCTTCCGGCCGGCAGCCCCGGCGTCGGGGTGGTGTGGCGCAGCCTGGCGAGGTGGACGCCGGAGGACGACGCGGACCTGCCGTACAACACCGCCACCGTGCCGCTGGCGCGGCGCTTCACCCCGGTGCCGCCGAACCCGACGGCCCGCGCCGGGCAGGCCCGGGTCAGCGCGCTGGCGGCCTTCGCGCCCACCTCGCTCAACCCCTCGCAGGGCGCGACGAAGGCCGACGCTTACGCGCTCACCCACTGGGCCTACATCGACGAACTGGTTTTCTGGGGCGGCTCCTCGGGCGAGGGGTTGATCCTGGCCCCCAACGCGCCCGTCGTGGACGCCGCGCACCGCAACGGCGTACCCGTCCTCGGGAACGTCTTCCTGCCGCCGGCGGCGTACGGCGGACAGCTCCAGTGGACCCGGGACCTGGTGCGGCGCGGTCCGGACGGCGGCTTCCCGATCGCGGACAAGCTGCTCCAGGTGGCGCGGGCGTACGGCTTCGACGGCTGGTTCGTCAACGCCGAGACCGGCGGCGGCGACACCCGACTCGCCACCGACATGCGCGACTTCCTGCTCCACCTGCGGGAGCGGGCCGACGGGCTGCGGGTGACCTGGTACGACTCCATGGTCGAGTCCGGGGCGGTGAGCTGGCAGAACGCGCTCAACTCGCGCAACGACTCCTTCTTCCGGGCCAGCGACTCGATGTTCGTGAACTTCAACTGGACGCGCTCGGGGCTGGCCGCGTCCGGCCGGCTGGCGCGGAGCCTGGGCCGCGACCGGTACGAGCTGTGGGCGGGCGTCGACGTGGAGTCGCGCGGCTGGGACACCCCGGTGGACTGGGACGCGATCGTCCCCGCGAGCGGGTCCCATGTGGTGTCGTACGGCTTCTACCGGCCGGAGTGGACCTGGACCAGCCAGCCGGCGGGCCAGCGCGCACCGGCCGCCTTCCACGCCCGCGACGACCGCTTCTGGACCGGTCCCTCGCTGGACCCGTCCGCGCCCGGCAGCGGCACCGGCTCCTGGCGGGCGCCCGCGCTGTCGGTCGCCGACCGCTCGACCGTCACCGCGCTGCCGTTCGCCACCAGCTTCAACACCGGCCACGGGCTGGGGTGGTACGAGGCGGGCGAGGCGCTCTCCACGACCGAGTGGAACCACCTGGGGCTCCAGGACCGGCTGCCGGGGCGGCGCTGGGTGGTGCGCACCTCCGGGGCCCGGCCGGCCGTCGGCTTCGACTTCGCCGACGCCTGGCGGGGCGGCTCCAGCCTGCTGGTCTCCGGCGCGCTGGACGCCCCCGCGACGGTGGAGCTGTACTCCGTGCGGCTGCCGCTGGCGGCGGAGACGGTGGTGGAGCTGGCGCACCGCGCGGACTCCGGTTCGGCCGCGGTCCGGGTGGAGCTGGCGGTGGCCCTGGAGGAGCCGGGGGCGCCCGGCCGGCCGTACCGCTTCGCGTACCTCCCGGCGGGCACGCTGCCGGCCGGCGGCGGGGGCTGGACCACCGTCACGCTGCGCCCCGGCAAGCGGCTCGCCGGTCGGCGCGCGGGCACCGTGCACGCCCTGGGGGTGCGCCTCACCGCGCCCGACGGCGGCTCGGTGCGCTGGCGGCTGGGGGGCCTGGCGGTGTGGAACGCCGCACCGGCCGTCCCCGCGCGGCCGGGTGTGCCGAAGGTGGCGGCGGGGCAGCAGAACTCCGATGGAACGGCGGCGCTCCGGCTGGTCTGGGACCGGTCGTCCGGCGTCGTCCGCCACTACGAACTGCACCAGGTGCTGCCCGGGGGCGGTCGCCGGTTCCTCGGTGGGACCTGCGGCACCGCGTTCTACGTCCCCGCGTTGCGCCGGGTGGACGGCGAGGCGGCGACCCGCATCGAGGTGCGGGCCGTCGACGAGCTGTTCGCCTCCTCCGCCCCGTCCGCCGTCTCGTACGACTGGTGA
- a CDS encoding sugar ABC transporter substrate-binding protein has translation MPLSRRAIATTVPLALSALLLTGCGSGDGGGGSSANGRIEGEISFQTWNLRANFKDYFNKLIEEFEDRYPDVEVTWLDQPAENYAEKLSADAGAGDLPDVVNVSPDLAYPLAKAGLLMNLDKSEASARFKGEYTPEAWRGNALPGLDGTYAFPWYLNTGPLFYNKALFRKAGLDPEKPPKSFNELFAHANAMAKSSDGKVATLAGTPTVEDFGRYGVRLTDADATEFTYNEPKGVELLTKYKELYDNGGLDSQALTMTPEKAGQRFLEQKVAMNPGSAHDLETFKRDAPSLYENLGITDAPNNTGKPNMYVMGLAVNEQSEHKAAAVAFAHFITDKENQESFAHEVAIFPSTRGSLEQAYWSRDDGSDESRVRVAAARMLKGAVNYTPVVMSDEMKTVLQNEVAKALQGRKSPQDALDDAVEQSNKLLRQG, from the coding sequence ATGCCTCTCTCCCGTAGAGCCATCGCCACCACCGTGCCGCTCGCCCTGTCGGCACTGCTGCTGACCGGTTGCGGATCGGGTGACGGCGGGGGTGGAAGCAGCGCGAACGGCCGGATCGAGGGCGAGATCAGCTTCCAGACCTGGAACCTGCGGGCGAACTTCAAGGACTATTTCAACAAGCTGATCGAGGAGTTCGAGGACCGGTACCCGGACGTCGAGGTCACGTGGCTGGACCAGCCGGCCGAGAACTACGCGGAGAAGCTCAGCGCGGACGCCGGTGCGGGTGATCTGCCCGATGTCGTCAACGTCTCCCCCGACCTGGCGTATCCACTGGCCAAGGCCGGTCTGCTGATGAATCTGGACAAGTCCGAGGCGAGCGCCAGGTTCAAGGGCGAGTACACCCCGGAGGCGTGGCGGGGGAATGCGCTTCCCGGCCTGGACGGCACCTATGCCTTCCCCTGGTATCTGAACACCGGCCCGCTCTTCTACAACAAGGCGCTCTTCCGGAAGGCGGGGCTGGATCCGGAGAAGCCCCCGAAGAGCTTCAACGAACTCTTCGCGCACGCCAACGCCATGGCGAAGTCATCGGACGGCAAGGTCGCCACCCTGGCGGGCACCCCCACCGTCGAGGACTTCGGCCGCTACGGCGTCAGGCTGACCGATGCCGACGCGACCGAGTTCACCTACAACGAGCCCAAGGGCGTCGAGCTGCTGACGAAGTACAAGGAGCTGTACGACAACGGCGGGTTGGATTCGCAGGCGCTGACGATGACCCCGGAGAAGGCGGGTCAGCGGTTCCTGGAGCAGAAGGTCGCCATGAATCCGGGCAGCGCCCACGACCTGGAGACCTTCAAGCGGGACGCGCCGAGCCTCTACGAGAACCTGGGCATCACCGACGCGCCCAACAACACCGGCAAGCCCAACATGTACGTGATGGGCCTCGCGGTCAACGAGCAGAGCGAGCACAAGGCGGCGGCCGTCGCCTTCGCGCACTTCATCACCGACAAGGAGAACCAGGAGTCCTTCGCCCACGAGGTCGCGATCTTCCCCAGCACCAGGGGATCGCTGGAGCAGGCGTACTGGTCCAGGGACGACGGCAGCGACGAGAGCCGGGTCCGGGTCGCCGCGGCCCGGATGCTGAAGGGGGCCGTCAACTACACCCCCGTCGTCATGAGCGACGAGATGAAGACCGTGCTCCAGAACGAGGTGGCCAAGGCGCTCCAGGGCAGGAAGTCGCCCCAGGACGCGCTGGACGACGCCGTCGAGCAGAGCAACAAGCTGCTGCGGCAGGGCTGA